The Haloarcula sp. CBA1127 genomic interval GGATGGGGCTGTTCCCCGCAAACTGGGCGAGTTTCGTCGAGTGGTTCCACCGTTTAGTCGCGATGATCACCGGCTTCGGCATTCTCGGTTCGACAATCGCCGCGTGGCGCGGTGAGTACAGCCGGCGGATCAAGCTCGCAACTGCCGTCGCAACGGTCGTGCTCCCGGTTCAGGTCCTCCTCGGCGCAAACACCATCTTCAACTTCGGTGCCACGGCGCAGGTGCTCCACCACGGGGCCGCACAGCTCATCTTCGGCGCGATGGTCGCGGCGACGGCGTGGGCCTACACCGATACGGCGGAGCCGCCGTCGGTGCAATCGGCCGATACCCAGCACACAGCACGCGCTGACGATTGAATACGAGTACCACCCCCGTGGTTAACACGTAAGATATATTCCGGTCTGTCGTGTGGTGAGGACTATGTCAGACGACGGCCTTTCACGACGCCAGTATCTCTCCACGGTCGGTGGAACCGCAGTAACCGTCTCACTTGCCGGCTGTTTCGGCGGCGGTGGCGGTAACGGCGGCGACGGCAGTACCGAAATCACTGCCGGAACTGCACCGGGGTTCCCGCCGTTCGAGATGAAGCAGGACGGCGAACTCGTCGGGTTCGACATCGACCTGCTCGAAGCGGTCGTCGACGAGACCGACTACACCCTGGCCGGCTGGGAAGAGTTCGAGTTCAAGTCACTGATTCCGGCGCTGACGAACGAGAACATCGACGTAGTCGCCGCGGGGATGACGATCAACGACGAGCGCGACGAGACCATCGACTTCACCGATCCGTACTACAGTTCGAATCAAGCGATTGTCGTCCGTGAGGACGGCGACTTCTCGCCGGCGTCCCTGTCGGACCTCTCCGGACGCCCCATCGGCGCACAGAAGGGAACAACTGGCGAGACGACGGTACAGGACGAACTCATCTCGCCG includes:
- a CDS encoding COX15/CtaA family protein, with amino-acid sequence MTTRFRRLVATTTVLTFALILLGVYTGAIGAGLTCEARWPFCDGWMGLFPANWASFVEWFHRLVAMITGFGILGSTIAAWRGEYSRRIKLATAVATVVLPVQVLLGANTIFNFGATAQVLHHGAAQLIFGAMVAATAWAYTDTAEPPSVQSADTQHTARADD
- a CDS encoding basic amino acid ABC transporter substrate-binding protein; this encodes MSDDGLSRRQYLSTVGGTAVTVSLAGCFGGGGGNGGDGSTEITAGTAPGFPPFEMKQDGELVGFDIDLLEAVVDETDYTLAGWEEFEFKSLIPALTNENIDVVAAGMTINDERDETIDFTDPYYSSNQAIVVREDGDFSPASLSDLSGRPIGAQKGTTGETTVQDELISPGNLDESNYNSYGNYVLAVEDLQNGNIDAVVIDEPVAQTFAAQRPVTIAFTYETGENFGFGVRDGDDEFTQALNDGLSTVRDGSTYQDLTNKWFGQQ